Within Vicia villosa cultivar HV-30 ecotype Madison, WI linkage group LG1, Vvil1.0, whole genome shotgun sequence, the genomic segment ATTACAATATTAATATCTCTTGTGCAAGTAGCATATCAAACAGGTCTTAATATTATATTAAGATATCAACTGATTTACTTTATGCAATTGTGATAGCTTGGGTCAATTCCACATTAAATGGTAATTAAGTGATTTGATGGAATAGGTATCGAGATTAGTCTCTACATCATTACTCTATGTTTctccttattttctttatattagcaacatcaacaacaagcaagttctataaaaaaaaacaacaagcaAGAGAGCACTCATTATCAATGGAACCAACAAGATGCAACGACTTTGTGTTGATCCCTGGCCATTCAAAAGACAACGGAATGCAAGTTTTCCttcttaataatatttattagtatGTCTTTATGTGTTACATTTTTATATGTTCATGTACATAAGTAATAAAGGTTGTGGTGTTTATGTAGGGATGGTGACAAAAACTCCTCAAAGATGGGCGAGAGGATTTGTTCATCAACCATTCCAAGGGTTGGACAAGATGTAGATCACGACTCATTTAAACCTGATGTAAGCTCCAAAGAAGTCACGTTAGCTGATGTGTTGGATGCCGTGGAGGTAAACATTTTTGAAACCAACATGCTTTTAAAATATAAGTATATAACTATATAAGAGTTGTAATATTCATACAACTCTGTAATGTGGAAATGCACTACTGGTGCTGAGTAATAAAAtccattgcttataaaaaaagagatataagagTTGTGTTGAAACGTTTTATGTTGAACTTTTGTGTTATATAACTACTGATATGGTTCAACCATTGTGTATGATGCAGAAACTAAGTTTCAGGATAGATATTCTGGAGATTTCTCACAACGACATGATGACCAAACTTGTGTTCAATCAAAAAGAGATACTAAAAAAAGTAGGTGGGGAAATGCGTAGCCCAAGGTTCAAAGACAAAGTTGTCCATGCTAGCTCTGGATATTCCCCTGATGCAGAAGATGATGGAAATGATCGGGGCAAAGAAAAGATGATGGACAGAGGGATGGAGAAGCTGAAGAACTTTGGTACAATAAACATATCTGACTACGACTCCGAGGAAAGAATGAATGCTAAAAAAAGAACAGTCTCCCATAACAACTACGTACGTACCGATACTGTTTGCAAACGGCAAAACACAAGCTATGGGAAACTTCCATACATTGATGCCGATTCAAACAGGGGTGGGAAAGAAGTTGCAGACAACACCAACAAGCCATTCAGTAGTGATTATAGCCGAAGGTTTAATGCAAAGGTGACATGCCTTCCACTCATATATTTGCATGGTTTTACGTTAATGTTGTTTAAactttaaacacttgatttaccatgttattcaaattatttgttctaatatttatttcaataaacAAGGAGCTGATGACGACATCAACAACTCCCAAGGGTCGAAAGCTCTCATTCACACCATCACCAGGAGAGGGGTCGAGGCCTACAGGTAATGCTATTGGCAACTTGCAGAGAAAAGCTGCAACCACTCCCAGATCACTCGGTGTCAAACGACAATCTCCGGGCGGTAGAGCTAAAAAAGCTGTTGCTATTGGGAGGACTAATGCATTCAGAAACAGTACTGGTTTAATGGTCCCGAAGGTAATCAAAATTCATTAAGCAGTACTTATGAAAGAACAATGTTTATGTCGATTGTGTATGATATTCTTAACAAGTCCTATATTAAGCAGCATTTCAGATGCGCGGTTAAGACCTCCCCTGATATGAAACTGGATCAAACGGAAATCAGGGTGTGTGCGTATGTCTTCCAAGAAGACTTTGACTCATCGTACGTGGACATGAATTTTATTACCTTATTATGAAATCTCTTTAACAATGACTAACAACCGTTGTTGTATTTCAGTGATACAATATTCAGGGTTGGTAGGACAGCGTACACCAGAGCTGATTTTGAGTGTatgtgtccaggaatgttggttTCAAGTGAGGTACATTTCTAACCTATACACATACCCATCATTTTACGTATTATGTTTGTTGGCTAACTGGTTACTGGTGTAAATGAATTCCAACCTTGGAACAGATTATACTGATGATGGCGTTGAAGGTGATGTGGTCACAACACCAAAACGTATGCAAAAATTTATGGTGCCTGCCTCCGTCGTTCGCGGTAATTACCATAAACTCCAAATTATTCATGATGCTTATTTTACATGAGTCTTTACTAATAAGTGATAATCACATGCTAATGTATTAAACTATCTGTTGGTTGTAGGAAGATGTTGTTAAAAATAATGGTCATGAGGAATTACACATGTTTTACAAAGATGACTGGGCTGTTCGTTTTGATCACCTGAGATTGGTAGAATGTTTCATTTAATTGTCTCTAATCGTTAGATGTTGTATGCACTGCCTCCTTTTTTACATAAGCCAATTAACGGATTTGTTCAAAAATTTGATATACGTTATAGATTTATGTCCCAGTAGAAGACCAGCGTGGACACTGGTACCTCATGGTCATTTCATTAGATGATCGCAAGATCTATCATTTGGACTCGCACCTGACCGAGGACGTGGTCGGAGAAAGAAGGTCCACCATCAGAAACATCGTGAGTATAAGTGAATTTTATAATCACATGTTTGAGAAAAGAAGCTATAATAAGCTATATCTTCTTAATTTATCAGGGAGCTGCGCTAAATAAGCTGGTGGAAACGGTGTATGAAAGTTCATTCTCACTCCACGTGATGACGGACTTTGAATACTGGGATATTGTGGAGGCAAGGGGGATCCCAAACTGTGGAACCAGGTATCAAATTTCTTCCAATCGACAATCACTTTCCATATACAATTGGTCAAACTGAACCCGTTGTGTTGTATTGGCAGTGACAGCTCTGCACTATGGGTGGTAGAGTGGATGAACATGCAGAACAACTTCACAAGCAACACTCTTGGTGTGGTATGATTATATGGCAATTCTGATGTGTTGTGTTTACAATAAATTATCACCATTTAACCCCAAAAATAATCTTTGTTAACTATTTCACATTTCACTTCCAGATGAATGAGATTGTCACAAGGATGGCCGTAACTATGCGTTTGCTTATGGGAAACCATAACGACTGCAACAACGAGCTCATTCGGAAGTCGAAGGAATACTGGAAAGTTATGACAACCGCGACTTAGACAATGAGAATGTGCGGTGGCCATTTGTTTGGATATTTGGATGGCTGCGTGGACCATGTTTTGTTGATTGAAACTACTACTATGATTGTCTGTAATATatttttaggataatttgcttgCTGCTTTATGCAGTTTTGTGTAATTTGGACCGCCCTTTGCTGCTTTCTGTTGCTTACATTGTTATGTGCTAGTTGTTGTGTCCTTGGGTGTGGATATATTGATGATGGCAAATAACAACAACGCATTATGTGAAGTAATTGGCAGTGGATTGAACTGTAGGCTGCAGCGAATGCTGTTGAAGGAGCGGTTTGAATGGTTGCACCTAAGGCTTCTGTGCTTGCACCAAAGCATTTGATTAGAGGAAAGTGATGATATAATAGTAGCTGCCACTGAAACTATGTTGATGCACCTGATATTGGAAAATAGAAATGTAACAtgaagaatatttaaattatgttgATGCACCTTTAATTGTTATGTTCCATtgaattgaaaaattatgctatttatttttgcattttcatATTGCACCAAAGGTACCAAAGTTTTGAAATAGTACAGGTAAGCAATCCTATTTATTTGTACTGCTTTAGAAATTTTGGTGCtgttctattttaatttaatttggctGGTTTCATAATCAAAATTGTGCATTGTATTTTTATCACAAATAATACAGTATGAATTTACTCTATCTAAGTAATATTTAGAACATTGTTGattaatttatgaaatatatTATGTTGAATTAGGGAAATTACAATACAACAATAGATGAATTTCAATGTGCTTTAGGATAAAATTACAGCAATTCACTTCTTCAGTTACATCAACTTCCAGCCTTGGATATATTAAAACTAACAAGACACAATGTCTGTTACAATAAGCATACCAAATGCCTATTACAAAACAAATCCCACATTTGCAACACAGCACCCAAAATTACAAAATCAGTATAACTGccaattatattatccaatacaaTAAACTACGAATACCACCTCTTACTTCACCACATTCCCATTCTTAACCCATTCTTAACAGAAACAGACACCTTCCTTGCCAAACAAGCAGCATAACATCATTTTGGCATTGCTTCATCACTTCACTGAATTTCAAACTGAAAATCCATAGTCATTACTTAACCTTACAGATGCTGATTGTAAAGAACTATCTGCAGGAGGCTCTCCATCTGCTCCAAGAGTAGGGCAGCATCTTCTGTTGTGACCAGCTGCACCGCATATCCCACACGTCTGTGTCCGCCTGGGTCTCTCTAATGTACCAACAGTACCTGGTCCacaacccttgcttcttgaacaTGAAGGGTTAAGTATATTCACCAACTCCTCTTCAACATGTATGTTATCTGGAACATCTTCATTGTTGTACTTCGATTTAAGCCTACAAAGTTCATTAGTCAgatattctaaatattttttgtaaTCATCAACATCCATATATGACAAGTCAGCGACCTCCTTACTAAGATTCACCAAAGTAGCGTGTCTAGCAACCAAATGTGAATCCCAGTAGTGGGAACCATCTTCATAACTTCCACTAATAGACTCCTTCGCATATAATGACCAACGATTCAGCACAAGATTCTCAGGAAATTCTACAATATTAAGATAAACCATCACAGCAACAATGTGCTCACAAGGAATCCCAATGGATTCCATTCTAAGACACGAGCATCTGAAATCGTTATTCGATGAACAGTGGGAAACACGCCATCCATGCCCTTCGTCTCTGTATTTTGTCACCGCATAAATGGTAACTGATGCCATATCTTGAATATCTAATACAGATGTTAAGGTTACCTTTTTCATAACAGATCGTACCATTTCAAATATCTCTTTTGTCCAGTGCTTTGATGTTGACCTCTCAAGCGCCCTAAGATTGGTATGCAACACTGCCTGTCCATATTGGGATTCAAAATCAGCTTGAACCTCTCTAAATCGAAAATATGCCACACACCTATGGAACTGCTTAACAAAATCAGTCATATTCATCCTCGAGTGTACAAACTGTCCCATATGACTATGAAATGCTTCGCACCGCGATGTCGTTCTTATTCCTGCAAAGAAATTTCCCCTAATATGAGCTGTTGCCCACATCTTCCTTTTCTGGTACAATTCATTGATCCAATTATTATCTTCTAACCCAAACCTATCTAACATTTCATTCCACAGACTCTCAAATTTCCAAACATCGTGATCACCAAGcattaattttttgaaaacagGGATGAAATTGGGATTGctaatgttggaaattgcatttcgtAGGAGATGCCATGCACATAACCTGTGGTAACTGTTGGGAAAGACTTTCCTGATTGCATTTCTCATAGCAACATCACCGTCCGTTATTACAGATAAAGGTGTCTTACCTTTCATTGCAACCAAAAACTGCTCCAGCAACCATACATATGTCCCTTCAACCTCATTTGAAACTATGGCAGTAGCAAATATAATCGTCTGGTTATGGTGATTAACACCAGAAAAAACAACAAATGGGCACCTGTACTTATTTTTCTTGTAGGTAGCATCAAAAGCAAGCACATCACCAAACAGTTCATAATTCTTTTGACTCTCACCGTCGCTCCAAAATAGGTTTTGCAACGTTCCATCCGCACCCACCGTGTGTGCAACAAGCATCAATGGATCTATTACACGAAGATCAATAAGATACCTGACAGCACCTTTAGCATCAGAAGACATCTCTTTCCTTTGTCTTGCAATTTGATTATGTACATCCTTCTTCAAAAATCCTACCTTATCATACCCCCCGGTAGCATTAGCGAATGAACCAATCATTTGAGTTACTTTGATTCCGGCATTCCCAAAATTCTTAATTTGCATCTTATCTGACTTACTAAGCTTCCTATTACCTGCCAACAGCCTGCAGTGCTTCTCCTTTAACATTGCATGATTGTGCTCAAAGGTAAAAACTGTGACATACCAACGGTGTGAAATTATATCAATATGAACCCGAAATTTTGCTTCACATCCACACCGGGTTTCGTGCCTCAGACCACGTTTGCGATTATCTACTTTGTTTTGCCTAAATCCTGCAAGGTTACAAAGAAATGTTTGTTGAGTAACATCTCCactcttttttttaataacttgaCCTTTACGGACTGCAAAACCGTTCATCTTTGCAAACCAACAGTACCATGTGTAAGCTATTTCCAGACTTCCAAATTGCAGCTTCGAAACATCATCACATTGCAAGTTAAACATGTCCATATTTGCAATGTCGTCAAACTCGTCAACAACAAATGATTCGTCTGGAAGTTGATCTGAAGATATCGATTCATTCAATCTGTCCGAACCCCATTCCGATCCTTCCCCAGAAATTCCACCGCCGTTTGAATCTGTATTCCAATATTCGTGTCCACTAACATAACCGGAACCTATCTCGTCATCATAATCATCACCATCTAATTCgccatcatcatctccatcttcatcaTCGTATTCACATCCGTAAAATTCATTATCTTCTTCCGCATCTTCATCATAGTATTCAACTTCttcaaactcagaatcttcatcaacaacTCTGTTGTCATATTCAACATTATCCAAGCATCCATCACTAACAAAATCCAGTTCACCGTCATCGTTAACACGACCATTCTCATGAAAAATCCCATCGTGTGCttcctaaaaaaatataaataactaaATAGTAAATCAACCATCAATTAGGGTTACAACCACAAGATAAGATTGTTTGAAAATTGACTTACAGAGTTAACTTGCATTACTCCATGGCCAATAACGTCACCACCATCCATCTTTAACTCAATATCTGTTACTTTTACTAAGCACAAAAACTTGCTTCAGACACAAATCGTTAATGGAAGAGGATCGAAAATGGAAGAAATGAAGAAGAAATCAGAAGGGAGCGCAAAAGAAGAAATCAGAAGGGAGCGCAAAAAGAAGAAATCAGAAGGGAGcacaaaaaaaatgaagaagaaaatggtTTCAGAAAAATAAAACGCAGAAGAGTAATGGCTGcagaaaaagaaatgaagaagGACAATGGAAGAAAGACACAGTGGAAGAAGGACGGTGAAGAAAGGTGTGTTGTACGTTTGCAAAAGGTGTAAGGGATGGTGGTGATATGGTGTGTGTTAGTGAAGTGAGTGACCATTAGGGACAGCTAATCTAACGGCTCTtgttcatttgaaaaaaaaaaaaaaggaaaaaatggtCTCTCACGGTGAGAGACCTATCCACCTTGCGCACCTTAGACGGCGCCATATAAAACATTTATTGTTACAAATTTATATAAATGACAAATATACAAATAAGTGTTGTTTAATGTTATTTTACACAAAATGAAGAATCTCGTAAAATTTAGTTTGTTATgaaattgtaaatttttttaacGATATTTTGATTGTTTAATATTTTGTTACAGTaaaccttcttttcttttttgatttttgacaatgattacaatttttttgttgttgtcaaTTTCAACGGGGTTATTTCGTCGCAGTAAAAAACctactattttaaatttttttaatattcaataattttaCGGGACTTGGCATTTGAGTTTAATAACCCCCGCTAAATGGTCTTTTCATCATAGCCTGACCTCTTTTTACATCTATTTTTCCCCAACAGTAAATAATTAATAGTAACAAaataattactccctccgttcctttttaagtgtcgttttagaagaatttttttttcctatttaagtgtcgttttataatttaatgttacaatttgtcatttatacccttattttctcaataactccacctcaaatttttcaattaattattggaaaaagagagtgaatgattgaatttatttggaaagagaaaaatgaatAAGGGTATAATgggaaaagtaactctaataatccactatcttggttgaagagctttttgctaaaacgacacttaaaaaggaacggagggagtaatagttatcattattttgaattttaaaaatgacgtATTCCACATATACAAACAAAAGACCAACTCTATGAATAAAACTGACAAAGAGTATTACTAAGGCAGAAGTCATAGATACCATACCACATAATTAATTTAAGTACAACTTGCTAATAGtcacataaattttttaatatacaaCATAGATCTAGCCATCAATcttggtaataataataattgtaagcTTACCAAGCTCACCAACAAGGTCGGTGCACTTGTGAATTCTTTTACATAtttaacacaattttttttagcAACGGACATATTTGACAAGTATTGATTATTCTTTCCTCAAGTGAAGATAAATTTTACAACAAATGATGTTAATAATCTATGGTGAGTAATAAAAGGACCATAAGAAACCACAGCATGCATTTATGTATTTGTCTGGTTGTGATATTCAACCGGTGGCTATACATGTGCCACACACAAACTCAAACTACACCAAACAAAATTGCCGTGTAGCATACTACAAcctttaaaaaatcatttttggtTACTTTTTCTGTTTATAGTGTGTGTGAGTACAATTACCAGTAGTAGTAAAATAAAAAGCTTGAGAATGAATAACGTGCGGGCCACCAATGTGTTTGGCCTTTTGTGCATTAGGTCAACAACTAGGAACAGGTTTTGTCTTGTTGTGCCGATTCGTTCAATCCCACCAAATGGAAAAGACTTCATTTATAACATGCCTGTCTCTGTTCAATCATCACCTATGTACTGCCTATATTAAAGAGATTTGTAATGCTAATGTGACACACAAACACCAAAACTATACGCGTGGCTTATTGGATTATCTTCATACATGCACTCCCCTAATATTCCATTTCGTTTTTTTTCGTTTGTATTTTAACTTGCGTCTCAAAATCTATCTCATTGCATTACGTGCTCTccacactttttttctttctttcaataaATGGACATCATGGGAGAGAACTACGTAGCATATAGTTTTCACTAAGggttaaaattaaaaacatagaAAGAGATCTTGAATAACTCAACTAATTTGGCGATACAAATTTAGACTCTTTGTTAGAAAATACTAGGAGTAACAAATAAACTAGTTTACATTtgataacttataaattatactCAATTTATCCTATAATAGATGATCTATTTGTAAAAAGGTTatcttaaaataaataattatttttgaattttccatacaatattttttttttataaaaaatatacaatctAATTAATATTGCATGCATCActcttaataaaatatttttcactttttatttatattaattgtaaTTCCATTGATACTAGATAAGGtattttggttaaaaaaattTTTCTTGCATTTgtacattttttataatctacgtgaaatatttaaataagttACTGTATTAATTGTGAGACATAGAGAGTAGTTGATAGTTTATCGTGATAAACTAACtaattgaatttttaatattaactaaaattaattagcagttgaatttgtttataaatttgaaatgacatagaaaatgtttaattaatttgaaattttaatttttttaaattaagttaTAGGAATAAAATTGAGATAGAAAAATGACTAGAAATAGTTtattaaaataagttataaattacTAGAAATAGTATATTGAAATAAGTTATAAATTAATGAGGAGATGACGCTATCAAAATGGTTCTTTCCcccttaaaaattaaaatgataagaaGATGAAAAAAATCAGTATTGTTAAAAGATTTCTACTCTTATTAAAGGAGAGGAGGTGTGATTAGCATTATGCTCTAACAGTTTTAATGTTTATTTTCAAAAGAGGTTTATGGCCCATTTACATTACTAAAACTCTAGTTAAGGAAAATTTTATCTTATATCCCATCAATTATTCCCATACCCCAACATTAAAGTTTTATTGACTAAAATACCTTTATATAAGTAGTTAATAGTTTTTTACAATTCACTTTTTCACCCAAAGATTCAGATTCTTTCGAGATAAACAAAAATTGCTTTCAAACCGAAACATTTTTCTTTACTCTTCTAGTTCATAAATAACACACTGGAACAGATCAAGTGAGTCTTTCGATTTAGATTCTTTAAATCAAAACACATTTTATCAGTCTTTTGATTTTGTATTATGATCCGAGACACTTTTGAAAAATCTTTCGTTTTGTGCTATTACATACTAGAATGCTTTCACAAAGTGTTCAGGATTTTTTGAGTTTTTGCATTCCGGAACTCTTTTAAAATGTGTTttggtttgggtatttttttatgtattttttgttatttttgcagTGGTGTGTAGGATTTCAAATAATAGTTTAGGACGAAACATTCCACCGATGTTGGCAGGAGAGGAAGATCATATTGGTGCATTTGCATCCGCTCCACAACCAGTTGGATTTCCAAGAGGGT encodes:
- the LOC131651893 gene encoding protein FAR1-RELATED SEQUENCE 5-like, with translation MDGGDVIGHGVMQVNSEAHDGIFHENGRVNDDGELDFVSDGCLDNVEYDNRVVDEDSEFEEVEYYDEDAEEDNEFYGCEYDDEDGDDDGELDGDDYDDEIGSGYVSGHEYWNTDSNGGGISGEGSEWGSDRLNESISSDQLPDESFVVDEFDDIANMDMFNLQCDDVSKLQFGSLEIAYTWYCWFAKMNGFAVRKGQVIKKKSGDVTQQTFLCNLAGFRQNKVDNRKRGLRHETRCGCEAKFRVHIDIISHRWYVTVFTFEHNHAMLKEKHCRLLAGNRKLSKSDKMQIKNFGNAGIKVTQMIGSFANATGGYDKVGFLKKDVHNQIARQRKEMSSDAKGAVRYLIDLRVIDPLMLVAHTVGADGTLQNLFWSDGESQKNYELFGDVLAFDATYKKNKYRCPFVVFSGVNHHNQTIIFATAIVSNEVEGTYVWLLEQFLVAMKGKTPLSVITDGDVAMRNAIRKVFPNSYHRLCAWHLLRNAISNISNPNFIPVFKKLMLGDHDVWKFESLWNEMLDRFGLEDNNWINELYQKRKMWATAHIRGNFFAGIRTTSRCEAFHSHMGQFVHSRMNMTDFVKQFHRCVAYFRFREVQADFESQYGQAVLHTNLRALERSTSKHWTKEIFEMVRSVMKKVTLTSVLDIQDMASVTIYAVTKYRDEGHGWRVSHCSSNNDFRCSCLRMESIGIPCEHIVAVMVYLNIVEFPENLVLNRWSLYAKESISGSYEDGSHYWDSHLVARHATLVNLSKEVADLSYMDVDDYKKYLEYLTNELCRLKSKYNNEDVPDNIHVEEELVNILNPSCSRSKGCGPGTVGTLERPRRTQTCGICGAAGHNRRCCPTLGADGEPPADSSLQSASVRLSNDYGFSV